The [Flavobacterium] thermophilum genome has a segment encoding these proteins:
- the dnaA_4 gene encoding Chromosomal replication initiator protein DnaA, whose amino-acid sequence MKMDVKEICKALHLAYIADRFEEVAYETKEQFLRDVLALELSFRQKAKQARLIKKAKFREWKWLKDYEWSDQIHWPTTTSKEELCDLRFLEQKQNVLLFGSPGTGKTHLATALGLKACERGHEVRFFRVADLVAQLEEALKDGTLGRLKRQIDTCELLILDELGYVPFQKQGSELLFHIIADCYERKSVIVTSNLEFGQWNRVFGDNRLTAALVDRLVHHAHILAFTGESYRLRHALSAVQSLPSRSVER is encoded by the coding sequence ATGAAGATGGATGTAAAAGAGATTTGTAAAGCCCTGCATTTGGCGTACATCGCGGATCGATTCGAGGAGGTGGCCTACGAGACCAAGGAACAGTTTTTGCGTGATGTGTTGGCGTTGGAGCTGTCGTTCCGTCAGAAAGCAAAACAGGCTCGATTGATCAAGAAGGCGAAGTTCCGGGAGTGGAAATGGCTCAAAGATTACGAATGGTCGGATCAGATTCATTGGCCGACCACGACCTCGAAGGAAGAACTTTGCGACCTTCGCTTTTTGGAGCAAAAACAGAACGTCCTGCTTTTCGGTTCGCCGGGAACAGGAAAAACCCATCTCGCCACCGCATTAGGATTAAAAGCGTGTGAACGGGGCCATGAAGTTCGGTTTTTCCGTGTCGCCGATCTTGTCGCCCAGCTCGAAGAGGCGTTAAAAGACGGCACCCTTGGGCGGCTCAAACGGCAAATCGATACATGCGAGCTGTTGATTTTGGACGAACTCGGCTATGTACCTTTTCAAAAGCAGGGATCGGAACTGCTGTTTCACATCATTGCCGATTGTTATGAACGAAAAAGTGTCATCGTGACATCGAATTTAGAGTTTGGACAGTGGAATCGAGTGTTTGGGGACAACCGCCTGACGGCAGCGCTGGTGGATCGTTTGGTCCATCACGCCCACATTCTCGCGTTTACGGGAGAGAGCTACCGCTTGCGGCACGCGCTTTCTGCCGTTCAGTCGCTCCCTTCTCGCTCGGTTGAAAGGTAA